The Salvia miltiorrhiza cultivar Shanhuang (shh) chromosome 1, IMPLAD_Smil_shh, whole genome shotgun sequence genome has a window encoding:
- the LOC131022782 gene encoding uncharacterized protein LOC131022782, protein MTESKKCDGEMSVTLDLLKKKMDDFAKERDWEQYHSPRNLLLALVGEVGELSEIFQWKGEVEKGLPGWKEEERTHVGEELSDVLLYLVRLSDMCGIDLGKAALRKIELNALKYPAPLRKGSSDKNNDDGNAT, encoded by the exons ATGACAGAATCGAAAAAGTGTGATGGTGAAATGAGCGTAACGCTCGATCTTCTCAAGAAGAAAATGGATGATTTTGCAAAAGAAAGAGACTGGGAACAGTACCACAGCCCCAGAAATCTTCTTCTCGCTCTG GTGGGGGAAGTGGGTGAGCTGTCGGAAATATTTCAATGGAAAGGGGAGGTTGAAAAAGGGCTTCCCGGTTGGAAAGAGGAAGAGAGAACTCATGTCGGAGAAGAATTATCCGACGTCTTGCTTTACCTCGTACGGCTGTCGGATATGTGCGGGATCGATCTCGGTAAAGCTGCGCTGCGCAAAATTGAGCTCAATGCGCTCAAATATCCGGCGCCTCTCCGCAAGGGCTCTTCAGACAAGAACAATGACGATGGCAATGCTACTTAA